One stretch of Schizosaccharomyces pombe strain 972h- genome assembly, chromosome: III DNA includes these proteins:
- the cox18 gene encoding protein Cox18 yields MLQTLIGVHSYMPWCYEIPAMAIFLRSTITLPIAIASLKTARRFVQVQPLIKEAKKRCRTNTDFRTVRKKLYKRFNCHPLMIYALPITQLPLFAFASYQLRQAVDVCPESMSTEGMLWFTDLTLPDPHGVLPAVLAVTYLTNMSILKRPSDSRLLKIFNTAGIMSAFFVSFMAFKTSTALSLYWTTSAIYSLVQNVALRKLL; encoded by the coding sequence ATGCTTCAAACATTAATAGGCGTTCACTCGTACATGCCATGGTGCTATGAAATTCCGGCAATGGCTATATTCCTTCGTTCTACTATTACATTGCCAATTGCTATTGCAAGCCTTAAAACGGCTCGTCGGTTTGTGCAAGTGCAACCACTGATCAAAGAAGCAAAGAAACGTTGCCGAACAAATACCGATTTCCGTACTGTACGAAAAAAGCTGTACAAAAGGTTCAATTGTCATCCTCTCATGATTTACGCATTGCCTATTACTCAACTACCTTTATTCGCGTTTGCATCTTATCAGTTAAGACAGGCAGTCGATGTATGTCCCGAGAGTATGTCAACAGAGGGTATGCTTTGGTTTACCGATCTCACATTACCAGATCCTCACGGTGTACTACCTGCGGTCCTTGCTGTTACTTATTTAACAAACATGTCTATATTGAAGCGACCTTCGGATTCTCGATTGCtgaaaatattcaataCCGCTGGTATAATGTCTGCTTTCTTTGTATCTTTTATGGCATTTAAGACTTCTACGGCATTGTCTTTATACTGGACTACCTCTGCAATTTACTCTTTGGTACAAAACGTTGCATTGAGAAAGCTGTTATAG
- the zta1 gene encoding NADPH quinone oxidoreductase/ARE-binding protein yields MSNLLVQVSKTGPSSVLQVITKEIPKPAPNGLVIKNAYAGLNYIDTYLRTGLYTAPLPYIPGKEAAGVVAAVGDKVEADFKVGDRVVYLTPFGAYAQYTNVPTTLVSKVSEKIPLKIASAALLQGLTAYTLIEEAYPVKTGDTVVVHAAAGGVGLLLCQMLRARNVHVIATASTAAKRRIAIKNGAEIACSYEDLTKVVADYTNGKGVDAAYDSVGIDTLSSSLDALRNGGTMVSFGNASGAIDAIPLKFLSARCLKFVRPSLFGYITGHAVFEGYVSRLWKEILDNNLNIAIHHIFKLSEAKEAHDAIESRATTGKLLLLCNEDLADA; encoded by the coding sequence atgTCAAATTTATTAGTGCAGGTTTCCAAGACCGGCCCATCTTCCGTTTTGCAAGTAATAACGAAGGAAATTCCCAAACCAGCACCCAATGGCTTGGTTATTAAGAATGCATATGCAGGATTGAATTATATAGATACTTATTTGCGAACCGGTTTGTATACTGCTCCTCTTCCTTATATACCTGGTAAAGAGGCAGCCGGTGTTGTTGCTGCAGTCGGCGATAAAGTTGAAGCAGATTTCAAAGTGGGTGATCGAGTGGTCTACCTTACACCATTTGGTGCGTATGCCCAATATACCAACGTTCCCACCACATTAGTTAGTAAGGTCTCTGAAAAGATTCCATTGAAGATCGCTTCTGCTGCTCTCCTGCAAGGCCTTACTGCTTATACACTTATTGAAGAAGCTTATCCTGTGAAAACGGGAGACACGGTTGTTGTGCATGCCGCTGCCGGTGGAGTTGGTTTACTTCTTTGTCAGATGCTGAGAGCCAGAAATGTTCATGTGATTGCTACGGCATCCACTGCCGCCAAACGTCGTATTGCCATAAAAAACGGTGCTGAAATTGCTTGCTCTTATGAAGACCTCACCAAAGTAGTAGCAGATTATACAAATGGTAAGGGGGTTGATGCCGCTTACGATTCTGTAGGAATCGATACACTTTCATCGTCATTAGATGCGCTACGCAATGGCGGCACTATGGtttcttttggaaatgCTAGTGGTGCCATTGATGCTATCCCTTTGAAATTCCTATCTGCCCGTTGTCTTAAATTTGTTCGTCCGTCGCTGTTTGGCTACATAACTGGTCATGCTGTCTTTGAGGGTTATGTATCGCGACTATGGAAAGAGATTTTGGACAACAATCTCAATATTGCAATTCATCATATTTTTAAGCTTTCTGAAGCGAAAGAAGCTCACGATGCTATTGAAAGTCGTGCCACTACTGGTAAACTGTTATTGCTTTGTAACGAAGATTTAGCTGATGCTTAA
- the ist1 gene encoding MVB sorting pathway protein — MSRLQIQLKLAASRIEILRQKEEALAKQARRNVALGLKSYSPALAKARIEPLIMQDIYIELLELLQVDVEILANRCVVLEKRAFNDSMSFKSSLYHVMAAAPQLQIKELRFVHDFLVKLYGKEFARLSDPDLATNDTAFYQLLYPPIPKDELVEAYRKELIRTYFPNDYPKEANKDIPSSAEADTMLNLESSENREQPTSLKEENTQEDDEKVNGNLANISKRAEPQNNGSTNASSLQSSNYLPTNPTLTHSNKAPSFEELAARLDRLKHL; from the exons ATGTCAAGACTACAGATACAACTGAAATTAGCAGCCTCAAGGATAGAAATATTAAGACAAAAGGAAGAGGCTTTAGCCAAACAAGCTAGAAGGAATGTTGCTTTGGGCTTAAAGTCGTATTCACCGGCTTTGGCCAAAGCCCGCATTGAACCTTTAATTATGCAGGATATCTATATTGAGTTGTTAGAATTGCTTCAAGTTGATGTAGAAATACTTGCCAATAGGTGCGTAGTGTTAGAGAAACGCGCGTTTAATGATTCTATGTCGTTTAAATCTTCTTTGTATCATGTTATGGCTGCTGCACCTCAGTTACAGATTAAAGAATTGCGATTT GTTCATGATTTTCTAGTAAAATTGTATGGCAAGGAGTTTGCAAGATTAAGTGACCCTGATCTAGCTACTAATGATACTGCT TTTTACCAACTTTTATACCCTCCTATTCCAAAGGATGAACTAGTCGAAGCCTATAGAAAAGAGTTAATTCGTActtattttccaaatgaTTATCCTAAAGAAGCTAATAAAGATATCCCATCTTCTGCTGAAGCTGATACAATGTTGAACCTCGAATCTTCTGAGAATCGTGAACAACCTACTTcattgaaagaagaaaacactcaagaagatgatgaaaaagTGAATGGGAATCTAGCTAACATTTCAAAACGCGCTGAACCTCAGAATAATGGATCAACAAATGCATCCTCACTGCAATCCTCTAACTATTTACCCACAAATCCAACATTAACACATTCTAATAAAGCTCCTTCTTTTGAAGAGCTTGCTGCTCGTTTAGACCGTCTAAAacatttataa